In Oreochromis niloticus isolate F11D_XX linkage group LG12, O_niloticus_UMD_NMBU, whole genome shotgun sequence, the DNA window GGGACGaaccatgatgatgatgatgatcctAATTCGAGGaggccaatgttcacattttgaacAGAGAAGACAGCTGGTTTGAAAGAGGATAAAAAGATGGCctcatctatgtccactgtgaacgatcatctttgaacagagggggTGCCTTACGACACCAGCTGTCTGCCACCtacaatccagttttgagatctgttcccagatgccttaacaCCCACTCGCATCTTGCATCAGGTGATCTCAATGGTTCAAATGATAGGGTGAAGCAAGATCTCACAATCGTTTCACCCAAAACCTCTTCTGATAATGACCCACACCCTTTTCAcatcttggctcatgtgatgaggcacatgatcaatagtgggtcaaTGACCCTCTTAAGGGACAACTCCCACTCCCACTTCCACAAGCTCCTTAGAGTTCTTTTGGAGTCATTTACATTTCTGGTTTGCATAGTCAACAAATTTTCAAACAGACTGGGGTCGGGGCTTTGGGAATACCACTGCAGAAGCTTAATGTTAACCTGCTTTTCCCACTCCAAATTCAGTTTtgatgtgtttgggatcattgtctttTTGGAAAACCCGGTGTGTGTTCAATTTTCAACTGCATAGCTTTTGATTTGTGGTGAGGTTTAAGAATATGGAAGTTGTTCTCCTTCATTATTCCATTCACTTTACAGCAAAACAGCCCTGAAGCATAATGCTATCACTACCGTGCTCAACAGTTGGTAAagtgttcttaggtttgaaagcctGAATCTACAATCTacagatcttcttcttcttagatTTTCACTGAGTTCTTTGGAAATCTGAGTATTGATCAGTCCAGTGAGTGCTGTTAAACAAAGCCTGTTGAGGATGCCAAATAGAAACTACAATCTGTAGTCAATATATGCTGTATAATCTTTCCAACcctgaaaaaaaagtttacagaAATACCCTGACATGATGAGTAGATGCAAACTTCTGGTAAGCTCATCTaatctgtatttttatgtatttattttgttaaactAGCTGTTTAATGTTTGACAGTCTCAGACAGCTTATTGAGATAGTGTACTTATTCGCTTTACTGCAGAAAATTAGGTGAGAGGATTAGTGCCACTCTCATATGTATAAGAAAAACATAACTCACGTTAGCAGGCAGGTATTTTAATTTATCATAAAGGAGAGACATTTGTGAGAGCAGCTACAGGCTCAGCAGAAAGATAACAAAATCTACACctcaaatgtttaataattgGCATGTTTTATCTAGTTTTTATGATGTACTGAATGACCCAAACTTTAAAACCATTCTTATATGTGTTCAGGTTATCTAATTCCTCTGAGTCTCCACTGATTACCAGCAAAAGGTCCATTATTTCCTAAAATGTTGAGAATCCCTTTCAGAGTTTCTTTGCAAAAAGTAGGAAaagggtgtgtttgtgttttaatggTAAGTGCGAGTATATCCTCCACCTCATTGTTTGGTCCTTAAAAACACTGCTCAAGGAAtcatttgtgcaaactgcatgGTTGGGAACATACGAGTTGGAGGAAAGTAAAATTCCAAAGTGcacaggaggacaggcagggaaaagaaaagagaaaaatagaTATGTTTATATAAATCAATGGTAAATCAAAATCTGATTGTACTAATACAataaaacattaacattaattaCAAACATTAGGACCGTTTGTGATTTAGACTGGTTAAAAGTTCGAGTGGTAACCATGGAAAAGTGAGATTGGGCACTTTCACAGATGGCTGGAAGCATCATCACTTGGAGCGTGATAACTACTGTTCctgctgtgatttttttaaataaccaaaaTAATTCCTTTGTTTGCACAAAAAGTGTGTGGTCATTTTATCTATATGCTGTTCTGTACTCTATCAACAATAAGCACAACAAACAACCTCTGTTGGCCTGCAGTGGAAACAGTAACTGTACTATATGGTTACTTGTTACACCCAGGTTAGCTGGAACTAAGAGAGAAAATAAGTGCCTTTAAAGTATGTAATGTGTATTAGCTATTCATTTCTGACAGCATGTTGGAATTAGGATCTGAGACTGTAAAACTCACCCTACAAAACCCACAAGCTTGGACTCGTCACAGACAGGTTATAAATATGAGGATGCGTCTGCGATTTGCACTTATAGTGGCAGCAGCGTTACAAACAAGATTTGCAAGAGCAGACATGCAGATATCACATTTCATTTgtatccagctttgtgtctaaTAGACATTTGTCTGCAGATATATCTGCAGTGTAATCACGCGCTTGCAGGGAGAGCACATGCCCACAGAATTGCCACGGATAGTTTTAACACTGGCTTGTAAAAACCCCAACACTTAGCCTCTTAATAATTATGGAAGAAGGGGGGGAAATATGAGAGTAAATACAAATGGGTGGGATGCACAGATATTTGCTTAAGCACAAGCTCTTACCTCGGCTGAAGAGTATCCCGATGAGGAGTATCTAGACATGTCAAAGTCATCGTCactgaaatagaaaaacacaggaTACAGTATTAATATCATTAATGTTTGCTTATGTGCTTCTCAGAAAGAAagatgtttgtgtgttcacCTGTCTGTATCTAGGGCCACCAAAGGCTTCTCATCTGGGCTCTGGTCTAAAGACGAATAGCCTTTATTGGGAACTACCAACCTGCATTGAGAGGAAAAGAGATAGAGTTGAGATCAGGcgcagaggaggaaaaaacagtTTCACAAACTGTGAGAAGTGAGCAAAAACAGGACTGGCAGAGatgttgaaataaatgaaaagtggGCCTGGAGGCAGCGTCACAGCTGAATCACTGGAACAACAGAAGCATGAAAGCGGTATAATGTCTAACTTCAGACATCTTACAAACCCTACATCAGTACGACTCTTTTTTGCACAGccataaaacactttttttccccacacatggCACATTTAGAAAGAACAAAATAAGCTTAATTCTACATCTGAAATACTGTCACACTTAAGCATCTTTATTTGTATTGTTCCGTGGCTTCACTTCAGGCTGGATCATTGCAGTTTTTACAGTACTCTTATACTTAAAGCTAGTacagttacacaattacaccaCATGAATCTCCTTCAACACGTAAATTGCACTGTATGAGGTTTGCTGTGAGAAACTTCTAAGTACTGAGATTTTGTTTATCAATAACAACCAGCCAACAGAAGTCCTTCTCGTAATTTCTCGACTGACCCCACGATGAGACTGCTCGCTTCTTACCGTGTTCTGGCCATGACATTGTTCTTCTTGGGCTGCTGGTTGACTGGACTACCTACAGTGTTGCCGTTCTTCAGCGAGCCCTTCCTAGCCagctctctctgtttctctgtgtaagAAACACAGAAGCAGGCAAAGGCATAAAGGTTGAGCTTTGAACGATACATGATCTGTACAAGAGTGACGGAATAAAGTTTAACTAGTAAACTACAGTCAGGTAAAGTAATACTTGAGTTAAATGTTGCAAATATGCACACATGTTCATGTTTACTTTATTTAGGCACACTTATGAGAATCAGGTGTGACGACCTGATTTAGCTGAATTCTATATTAAGTCAGTCTTTACTTTAAGAAGACTGAGATGGCATTTCTTACTAAGAAGACAAAGTTTTAGTAAGCTCTGCAGCAGAGTAACAGACGTGACTTCAGGGCAGATCAGTTTCTGCTCACTGGAGAGATGTGCTTCAATGATCAGCTGACCAAAGAGTGCTGATTGTTGCTGTGTGAGCTTAGAGGactgttaaatttgtttaacataTTACAATTCAAAGGCctaaaagtaaaatgtattcAGAAACTTTTCATGTGACATCAAAAACTAGAACCTCCCCCTTTCGGCATCAGCTACAATCTAAAAACATTTGAATGTCAATGCATTTTCTTAACCACTTATAGACTGGGGTTGTAGGCGAGGTTGATGCCTATCTCAGCTGACAATAAGAACAAGAGTACGCCCCGGAGAGTTGCTAGCTCCTCACAGGGCTTATACAAAGAGACAAACAACTCTGCACACTAACACCTTCACCTACTGCCAATTTAGGTTCACCATTTGATCCATGCAGTCACAGGGAGAACCTGCAAACTCCGCACAGAGAGGCCTGGCTCACCAGCATTTTTTAAACCTGacccttcttgctgtgaggaaTCTGCACTAAATACGTTTTTACATGACATATagatgtagattttttttttttttaatctcaaggTCACAAAAGCAAAGTGATGGATTTAACAAACATGCACGCCTAATGAAATCAACATAGTTGCCAAGGTAGTTTTTATAACAATGTTTAATTGGACGCAGGACCAAGAAACTGCGAGAGAGAGCAGATAGTGGTAACGTATACATAACTGTAGCTGTACAGCCTAAAAAAAGAGCTTTGACTAACAGAGCAGCTCACTAATTCTTAGATATTATTGACTCTGAGTAAACATATAGTagcaaacagtaaaaaaaaacctcctcCTGCTTGCCACTGGACTCTGTCCAAGGTGCTGAAATGAATCTTTAAGAACTGTGGCTTTCTATAAAGACGGCATGAGAGGGGCCAGAGAGGCTGTTATTCCCTGCCTTGAGGACAATCACATTGGGTTTTGGGAACATGCAATTGgcattttgttaaaaataataGACTAAAAGATTAGTGGACAGATTCTAAACATAATCAGCAGATTAATGAATAAAGACAATAATCTGTAGCTGCGGCCCTGTTACAGTAGTAACCGCATTAGTTTTTACTTAGCAAGGCATCAAGAATAATTATAGAGGCCAATGTGCCATTAATTAAAATGCCTCAGCACAGCTATACAGTATCTATGCTGGTTCCTTTACGATCTGTGTCTAGAGACTACGCACCATTTTGTGTTTGGCAGTCAATCAAACAACACTCCAACAACTACAGACGGACAGACAGACATTTAGCCTGCAGTTAAAACTGTATCTCTCACCTATTTTCATCTGCAAAGGTGAAGGCTTGTAGTTTATAGTGACAGGCTCCCCCTCTCTGGTGTCTGAGTCAGCCTCTGAAGCTGTGGACGAGGCAGGGTCCTGGACACAAGGAAGTGCAGAGATGTGTTTTACTGAGGCAGCGATGAATAATGAATGTCGTTTTGTAATGCAGAGTAATACCCACCATAGCTAAGCAACGGGAATAAATGGTAATAAACACAGATATGTGATTTGTGCcagcagtcttaaaataaaTGTGCATCTTACAACCAGAGAGCAAAGGTAAGAGGGAGGAAAGGCTTTATAAACAGCAACACATGAGGAACGGTGGGGACTTGTGGTGTGGGGGCACCTGGAGACAGCAGGTCAGGTTGCTTTAGGTCTAGTCTTGTTCCCCAGCGGCACCGGCGGCGGGCAGCAGAGGCCGCCCTGCAGGCTGCAGTAACCCCGGGCCCCGCTACAGGCCACGGAGCGCTCCGTTAAACCGTTTACACTGAGATTTGTATGTGAAGGCGAACCTTTAATGGCACATACAAGCATATACAAGCGATAAGGAGCCCCCCGCTAATCCCGTCAAAGTGACGCAAGTGGCGTCGACACCAGAGTAACTTGCTGCATGGATGCTGaggatgcagcagcagcagtgctgGGATGGGATGCTTGTTTTCGCCAGACATGACGGATGCTGCGCAGCAGACCGGACGCTGTTTGCGTTATGGCGAgcgacaaaaaaaacaaacaaccaaacaaacaaaacacaacaaagcttGTTTGTGAGCAAAATCCACGTCCCCTCGTGTATTCCGTCGTCGTTTATTCGATTTCACTCCGTGAAAGCAGCCGGGAAACTTGACGGAGAACGTTCTAATGGCAGCCCACATCAAGCAGCATTACACATGGCAGGTGATGCGTTTGTCGGGGTCTCAGTTTATGAATGGCAAGGCCTCAAACACTACACAAGTATGCGCGGTTGTAAtgctatttttaattaaacaaggCAAACAGATCATATCGCCGCCGGTCATTTCCAGACTGTTCCAGACTTACCAGCGGCTGCATCTCAGCCTGCATCTCCGCCTCCTGTACAGCACTCGGCACTTGAAATCTGTCTATTTCTTCCATCATTTTGGCAACGCGCCTCtttcctcctttctcctccaAACTGAACGATGGTAGCGGATCCTTTCGACGAGTTATCGCCGAGATCGTAAGTGATCTCCGATTTCTAACAATATTTGTAGTTTTCCGGTGGAGAACTACATCCCAGCAGGCAGTATGTCGGCGATGGTGTGACCAGTTGGATGACGGTGACTCCACCACCCACTTCCGGGTCTGGCATCCCAAAATAGGGTACGGGGACCCAAGAGGGCCTTCCAAAGAGGGTTAGTATGGTCCCCAACAAAGTGTGCAGTTGGAGGATTATGTGAATGACTCGTTACACAGTATATGAGTATTTCCCCTTTTCTTGTTATTCACTCGATATATGCCATGTATTGGGTTAGTATGGTCCCCAACAAAGTGTGCAGTTGGAGGATTATGTGAATGACTCGTTACACAGTATATGAGTATTTCCCCTTTTCTTGTTATTCACTCGATATATGCCATGTATAGACCTGATCAGGCACAATCTCTAAAGACTTATTTAAGAGTAAATATTAGTACATTTGCTctttaataactttaataaCTAATAAATTACTTTAATAATTCTTCTGAATCACTATTTCagtattaaaatattccaaTTTTTTATTTAGTGAATTACTGGCGAACCTACATAAAtgaactaaaatatatatataaaaaataataagatgtcatccctgttggacagcatctcccaccccatgcaggagactcacagcactgagcagctccttcagtggcagggtGCAGCACCCACGATGTGGGACAGAGAGATTTCACAGGACTTTCCTTccaactgctgtcagactctacaaggTGGTCTCTGCAGATgaccacacacatgcagacagacaCGCGCACACATCCCATACAGAACTGTAACTGTCTCCCTGATGTGCAGTATTACCAAGTGCAATTTTTTCCTACTATAACAgagcattttattctattttgtacagtattttattctattgtatatagtatttacTAGTACTTAaatagtattattatttatagtATTTATTCGTGGTGTATagtatgttattttattttatcttaccCTGTTCTATtgtgtttttcttaacttttacTGCTCTTAAACTTGTACTTTCTGCCGTGACCAAAATCAaaaaatttcccacgtgtgagactaataaagttttatcttatcttatcttataaagTTATAAAATAATGGAAGCACCAATTGTCAGCTTGATGGTTTTGTCAATATAGAGAGAAATCACTGGGAGGTTGTGTCCTATAAAAAACACTGTGTCCCAAATGCAGTGGTTCAAAACTACTAGCTGGCtgctaaatgtgtttttttcatatACTAAAAAGCAAAAACGTGGCAGAGCACTGCCATTTAAATGGAAGTGGAGTTGGATGGCACTATGAATGGTAAAGAGGTTATCATGTAAGAGGAAAACAAAATCAGAAAGTTATAATAGCTGCCCTGTTGGAGGCGTGTTCATTAACAGAAAAGCAATGATGAGGAGACAACTAGACACTGGTCTCTTGGAGTGTTTTGGATACGTTTCCCTTTCAAAGGTAAAGAAATTACTGGAGCTCTAAaagaacaaacaagcaaacaaaaactatgAACGTATGGGGACAAGTTCTTTGTCttcataaaatacaaaaacaactttgATATAATGATGAAAAGAGCTGTTTAGAGTGAACTCATGTCTTACATGTCATTATTATTTACCCACTCACTGAGCATGACATGTGCAGATATGAAAGGGAATTCTGTGTACTAAACATTAGCCAAATGCATCACATTTCACTGGATGATGGGTCAGTAATAAACATATAGATACAAGCATAAGCATAAAGAAACAGTCAAAGCTACCAAAGAGCTTTTCATGTTTAAAAAGGTAAAATATGCTTTAAATGACTGCAGCAAACATCTGAATTCATTCTCACTGAGTTGCATTTCACTTACTGGGCACCAGTCTACAGCCAGTGGGACCACAAAATAAGTAAAAAGAAGCATGTCTGTACAAAGCAGATATTTACATCCAGTTACATCCATAAGTGTTTAGACAAagacttttttctttgtgtaattTTGTCTCTGTACAAGACCACAGtgaattttaaatcaaataatcAATGCATGATTAAAGTGcagattttctcatttttaaaaggtATTCCACTGagtgtttaggaattacagcagttttataCATAGTAAACATGATTGTTTGTGAGTTTCACTGCCTGCAGTTATGTCTACAGTAACTGAAAAGAATGTGCTATTGAAATAAGATCAGGTCATTGGGCTGGCTGTTGTATCATATTTCTTTGCCTTGAGGAACTCTTGTGTTTGCAGTATGCTTTAGCTCATTATCTATTAACCCAACCCTGGTTTCTAAATCCTTTGTATTTCTATTCATGTGAATGTCTCACAGATCTCACCTCCTTGGGAGTGTTTCTGACTTGGTTAGATGTTGTAAAGGGGTTTTTCTTAACCAAGCAAAGAATTTGCAAGGTCTGTGGTCTTTCAGaccttttggtgttgctgagtatttcttcttttgAAGATAGCAGATTGTTTTTGCTGTCTCTCTTATAGATTTATTTGGTTTAGTCAGTCacgatggcctctttcacttgCACTGACATCTTTTTGGACTTCATGTTAAGAGTTCAAGTGAAAAGTTCAGTACTTGGAATCTACTCTGGATCTTTTCATAAACGTCTTGTCTGTAAATTGTTCCAAGTGCTTCTGAGCCTTTAATGCATAAAAAGGGCTTTAGTTCCTAAACACttaatgcaatacttttgttGAATCCCCGTACTTAAAGCTAAAAGTCTTCACTTCAATTATatattgatttaaaatccactgtggccATGTATGGaggcaaaatttaaaaaactgcaCACTGTACATATAATTATGCAAATATCCGAGAAAACCTCACAGTAATAGAatttcacaaaacaaaaaccagtgAAATTTAACAAATCAGAATTAATCAAGTACAACTCTGAGGTATTCTGCTACTTCACTTAAATACTTTcactccaggcttcttgaaacACAAATATAATGAAATTTTAAAGTAGTCTGTAGAGGTAATAGACTTAATAAGTTATTACCATAACAAATTATCTTGTTAGGGACTGCTACTTTTGGCGCTTTAAATGCgttaattaaaaaacacatattaaacagAATCCAAATGCCGAGCCTTTAATGGGGAGTCATTTTTACATATGACTGCTGCATATTTAATTTGTGGATTAAGGTCTCGTCTATGTGGAACTAACTACAGCTTGAAAATTTAAAACTGTTATTTTGGGTCTCTAAACTGCCAAACTTCTGTCCTTTAAAAACCCAggcaacaataaaataaaataaataagctttgtatttttaattagtGTTCTTCCTCCTTGCCTGAATGACAACACATTTTGGCAATAGAAAGAGCATCACACAACTTTAAATAGCCTTCGCTGAATGAAACAATCAAATCGCCTTCGTGGAGCCCATGAATTATAAATTCTTAGGAAAATAACCTCTGGATAATGATGGCTTGCCAGCAGACCATGCCACTCGTTCTCAGTAAAAGTCACTGACACGTCTGACTGCATATTGTCCTTACCTGGAAATACCAGCAGAGAGCAGCAATAGTATGCTCTGCTGCACAGTAATAGAGAAGGATCGTTGCAGCAATCAGCCACTGTACAGTCAAAAGGGGAAGGAAGCCCACATTAAAGGTTgagccagcaggtggcagtctATATCTACAGAAGACAGGGCCACAGGATACATGGAGGATGAATGACAATGAGATGTGTGCAGGGTCAAGTGGGTTGTAGCATTTTATTCTGATAAATCCAAGCGTTTTGAGGTCCTTCCCAGCTAATCTGCTTATCTGTGTGGCTTTCTTAGTTTGAACAGTATAAGATGCGATTAATTCCTGAGGCACACAATGAAAAAGGAATAATTGAAAATTAATGAAAggataaaaaaatgtatatatatgtatatatatgattcttatttttcttcttgCCCTTCTGTTCCTCTtgagctcacacacactcacctttGTTCCATTGTGTTTGCCGTTTCTTGCATACTGATGCTATGCCCATCAACACCATTATATGAGGTTGTTTCACGCTATAATTAGACCTCTTTTGACAGAGTAAACATTCCTATTGACTAAATTGAACTAAATTGCTACCATTTCAATGTCAGAGCTGCACAGTTGTCAAAGTCTATTTAATGGTTGTATGTCTCTGTGCATTTAATGGTGTTGAGTGACTTTATCAGGGTCCTGGCATGAAGTTCTGATTAGGTGTGATTAGGAGTTTGTCATGAATTATTCATGCGCAAGAACAGTAATacaacacacacgcatgcacatcCACACCCGCACTGCTCACTTTACGGCATGGATTCATACTTTCAGCCACCTGAAAGGCTTTATTTGAAGCTGCTAAATTAAATGATAGATTACATAAGATTCTGAGATCTAAAAGAAACCCCACAAAATTTTCGGCCATGCAGCATCCAAATTATAGATTAACATTTGATCCTTTGGCGATTGCTCTGcagcacacagagagacacgcATTTAGACATAGCCACTAGCAATGACTCAGTGTGGCCTGATGTGGGTTATGCAACCCCTCCAGCAGTGCAGATGGAGTTGCAGATTACTGGTCCCTCATATATTTATTAGTaatctctctgtctctgataTTTGCAGCTATCATTATGTAACACCATGTTGAGTTCAGTGACCCTCTTCCATCTCAGCTACCACTGGAAGATGGAGGGAATTTGCTGCTGTGTGATGCAGCATGGTGAGAGTAATGCAGAGTTCAGTGGCTATCTTCAATCTCAACTCGATGAACTCACAGTAAGCACCAAATCTGAGATTAATGAAGCAGTGTAAGGATGACAGTCAGGAGATGGATGACTGGATGGAGGGTTAGTGAATGCCTTTGTTTATTGATAATAAGCATCGTCAGTTATAGTAGTGAACGCCTTAAATGGTCTTGAAGAgaaaatcacatttaaaaacatcagtgCAGTGGTTCAGACACTGTGTGAGTCAGACTGTGCTGACCTTCATCATCCAAGCAGCTCACTGTGGGGTAGATCGCTGGATCTTTTCTGGCCAGTTTGCCGAACTTTGGCATTCGTCTCGTTAGATGGGAAACAAATAAGGGAAAGCCTGCCAAAGAGACAGCGATAGAGAGGGAAACTGGCAGGCAGATAAATAGGAGTGAAGCAGATAAACACTGCACAGATGATGAGCGGCTTCAAATCATCAGCCCATCTGCCTCACATGTGCTATAAACCAATGTAtttacacatgtgcacacatgtAATCGCAGCTTTTGTCTCTCAAGCATGCACACACTAATCTGACATTTAGTTAATATATAGAGAGATTTTTAATCTTTTCTCAGAAGATCTGACAAATGCATGACTCTTTTTAATCTTGTTAGTTCTTCGACTTTAAAGAGccacaaaaacaaaggaaatcaGCAAAAATCAGTGTTCTCCTTTTATGTTGCATTTAAGATATAAAAGCACTATGACTTATAATTATTCCAGTCGAAATTCAGCATCCAGTTTTACATATGTAACAAAAAGAATCCAATTAAAAAGTACTCAGTATGGCATACAGGAAGAATGAACTACATTACTGATACAAAGGATCCGCTAACGTCTTTGTTTAATGCTGAAAATGGAAAAGGTGGACTGGCTCctgattattttatatatagttGGCTTAATCTACAACAATTTAGCCTATTAAATTTTCTCATGtctgtttgttatttctttagTTTACGGTGGAGCAGAAGTTTCTAAATATTGCACATAGCATGAGTACAGTATTTTGGTAAGGcaacatagtttttttttctactcgtGCCCTTTAGTGTGCTGAAGCCATACGGAGAAAAATAATGACCGAAATATAAGAAACACCATATAATGATGTTAACTGTCACTCAAAGAAAAATGTATCCGTAGTAAGCACTCACAAGTTCCCCAACCCCACAACCGTTATAATGATGCTGGATTGTGGTTACAAGATAAGAATTACACACTTGTAGTTCACTAACAACAGGATGTGGGTCACTGCTGAGGTCAGTGTGTTCCACATTGATTACTTCAGTGCAGGAGGTTGAAGTCAGTTGTTATTTTAATTCAAGCACTAATGTTTAAATAATTTGGAGGGGAAATGATGGTGATACACACTGAAAGGGCATAGCAACACTGATTGCAGACCACATTAGTTAGAAACAAGAGTAAATGAGTTTATTGTTGATACAAAATAGACCATCAAGATTGCATGGCACGGAGGACAATAGCATTAATCTGTAAGGCAGCAACAAATGATTATTTTCAAGATCAGCTattcttttgaatgttttttgaGTGATCGTTTAGTTcattataaataaaagaaaaagaagaaaagaagcatATTCAGTGCCAAAGATAACTTCATGTCATTGTgtggcaaaaataaaacaaagctgCTTAATTCACAATGATGCTGAATGATACTGCGATTGCTTTTTTGTCCATCTCTCATTTTCCTTAAGTACCTATCCAGCAGGGATTGCTGGAGCCTATCTCAGCTGTCATAGGGAATCagggtgcaccctggacaggtcaccagtttaTCATAGGGTCAACACAAAGTAATAGTCATTcctgctcacattcacacctttgGAAAACGTAGAATGAACCTAATTTGGGTGTATTTGGAAGCCAAGGGAAGCTGTGGTTCAGGGTTCAATGACATGAAATATAAAAACCTTCACATATAAGAAGCTGCATTATAATTTGGATTTATATGATTCAGAAATATTCCAGAATTTAGCCACTAATCAATCCAGCAGGTGTAGCAGTATCAGCATTATCATTGTACAAGTATCCCCATTAAATTAAGTAGAACACAAAATGTGTACAATACATGTATTATTAAGTTAACCTGAGATCCTGTTTTcaaaactacaaaataaaagcattaaaacacaGAGCCCTCTCAGTAGTTGAAACAATATCTATTGCATGCATACATATATGCATACGTTTTGTCATTTTGCCAGTCAGTCTGTTGGCTCTTATCTCTCTTCCATCCTCAACATAATCTTTAT includes these proteins:
- the fam219ab gene encoding protein FAM219A, with protein sequence MMEEIDRFQVPSAVQEAEMQAEMQPLDPASSTASEADSDTREGEPVTINYKPSPLQMKIEKQRELARKGSLKNGNTVGSPVNQQPKKNNVMARTRLVVPNKGYSSLDQSPDEKPLVALDTDSDDDFDMSRYSSSGYSSAEQINQDLNIQLLKDGYRLDEIPDDEDLDLIPPKSVNPTCMCCQATSSTTCQIQ